The Pseudomonas eucalypticola genome has a window encoding:
- the iscX gene encoding Fe-S cluster assembly protein IscX translates to MTYGWNDVQRIAEELAEAKPGVNPYSVNFVELQQWIKELPGFDSTSGRVGEKVLEAVQTLWADEID, encoded by the coding sequence ATGACTTACGGTTGGAATGATGTACAGCGTATTGCAGAAGAGCTGGCCGAAGCCAAGCCGGGTGTGAACCCATACTCGGTAAACTTCGTCGAACTGCAGCAATGGATCAAGGAATTGCCTGGTTTTGACAGCACCTCCGGCCGTGTTGGCGAGAAGGTGCTGGAAGCGGTCCAGACCCTCTGGGCCGACGAAATAGACTGA
- the rlmN gene encoding 23S rRNA (adenine(2503)-C(2))-methyltransferase RlmN — MTAMTGKTNLLGLTQPEMEQFFDSIGEKRFRAGQVMKWIHHFGVDDFDAMTNVGKALREKLKACAEIRGPEVVSEDISSDGTRKWVVRVESGSCVETVYIPQGKRGTLCVSSQAGCALDCSFCSTGKQGFNSNLTAAEVIGQVWIANKSFGSVPATIDRAITNVVMMGMGEPLLNFDNVIAAMRLMMDDLGYGISKRRVTLSTSGVVPMIDVLADHIDVSLALSLHAPNDALRNQLVPINKKYPLKMLLESCQRYMSQLGEKRVLTIEYTLLKDVNDKLEHAVEMVELLKNVPCKVNLIPFNPFPHSGYERPSNNAIRRFQDHLHQAGFNVTVRTTRGEDIDAACGQLVGQVMDRTRRSERYIAVRQLAADADMPLNAENRP, encoded by the coding sequence ATGACTGCAATGACTGGCAAGACAAACCTCTTGGGCTTGACCCAACCAGAGATGGAACAGTTCTTCGACTCGATCGGGGAGAAGCGCTTTCGTGCCGGTCAGGTCATGAAGTGGATTCACCATTTTGGCGTCGATGATTTCGATGCCATGACGAACGTCGGCAAGGCCTTGCGCGAAAAGCTCAAGGCCTGTGCCGAAATTCGTGGTCCCGAAGTGGTCAGCGAGGACATCTCCAGCGACGGCACCCGCAAGTGGGTGGTGCGCGTTGAGTCCGGCAGCTGCGTCGAGACCGTCTACATTCCCCAGGGCAAACGCGGCACCTTGTGCGTTTCGTCCCAGGCAGGCTGTGCCCTGGACTGCAGTTTCTGCTCCACCGGCAAGCAAGGCTTCAACAGCAACCTCACCGCCGCCGAAGTCATCGGCCAGGTGTGGATTGCCAACAAATCCTTCGGCAGTGTCCCGGCTACCATCGACCGCGCCATCACCAACGTGGTGATGATGGGCATGGGCGAGCCATTGCTGAACTTCGACAACGTCATCGCCGCCATGCGGCTGATGATGGATGACCTGGGCTATGGCATCTCCAAACGCCGGGTCACCCTGTCCACTTCGGGCGTGGTCCCGATGATCGACGTGCTCGCCGATCACATCGACGTGTCCCTGGCTTTGTCGCTGCACGCGCCCAACGACGCGCTGCGCAACCAGCTGGTGCCGATCAACAAGAAGTACCCGCTCAAGATGCTGCTCGAGTCGTGCCAGCGCTACATGTCCCAACTGGGCGAGAAGCGCGTGCTGACCATCGAGTACACCCTGCTCAAGGACGTCAACGACAAGCTCGAGCACGCCGTCGAAATGGTCGAGCTGCTCAAGAACGTACCCTGCAAGGTCAACCTGATCCCGTTCAACCCGTTCCCGCATTCCGGTTACGAGCGGCCAAGCAACAACGCCATCCGCCGCTTCCAGGACCACCTGCACCAGGCGGGCTTCAACGTGACCGTGCGTACCACCCGTGGCGAAGACATCGACGCCGCCTGTGGCCAATTGGTAGGGCAGGTAATGGACCGTACCCGCCGTAGCGAACGCTATATCGCCGTGCGCCAGTTGGCCGCCGATGCCGATATGCCGCTCAACGCCGAAAACCGGCCCTGA
- the ndk gene encoding nucleoside-diphosphate kinase, with product MAVQRTFSIIKPDAVAKNVIGEITTRFEKAGLRVVASKLKQLSKAEAEGFYAEHSARGFFGELVAFMTSGPVVVQVLEGENAIALNRELMGATNPKEAAAGTIRADFAESIDANAVHGSDSEAAAAREIAYFFATTEVTTR from the coding sequence ATGGCTGTTCAACGTACTTTCTCCATCATCAAGCCTGACGCCGTTGCCAAGAACGTAATCGGCGAGATCACCACTCGTTTCGAGAAAGCCGGTCTGCGCGTCGTTGCCTCGAAACTGAAGCAACTGTCCAAGGCCGAAGCTGAAGGCTTCTACGCTGAGCACAGCGCTCGTGGCTTCTTCGGTGAACTGGTTGCCTTCATGACTTCCGGCCCGGTTGTCGTCCAGGTTCTGGAAGGCGAAAACGCCATCGCTCTGAACCGCGAGCTGATGGGCGCCACCAACCCTAAAGAAGCGGCTGCCGGCACCATCCGTGCTGACTTCGCTGAATCCATCGACGCCAACGCTGTCCACGGTTCGGACTCCGAAGCCGCCGCTGCTCGCGAAATCGCATACTTCTTCGCAACTACCGAAGTAACCACTCGCTAA
- the hscA gene encoding Fe-S protein assembly chaperone HscA produces MALLQIAEPGQSPQPHQRRLAVGIDLGTTNSLVAALRSGLSEPLADEQGQVILPSAVRYHADRVEVGAAAKAAAATDPFNTIVSVKRLMGRGLADVKQLGEQLPYRFVGGESHMPFIETVQGAKSPVEVSADILKVLRVRAEAALGGELVGAVITVPAYFDDAQRQATKDAAKLAGLNVLRLLNEPTAAAVAYGLDQHAEGLVAIYDLGGGTFDISILRLTGGVFEVLATGGDSALGGDDFDHAIANWVVEQAGISSDLAPGAQRQLLQVACDAKEALTDADTAELVYGDWKGSLSRDAFNALIEPMVARSLKACRRAVRDSGVELEEVGAVVMVGGSTRVPRVREAVGELFGREPLTSIDPDQVVAIGAAIQADTLAGNKRDGGELLLLDVIPLSLGLETMGGLMEKVIPRNTTIPVARAQDFTTYKDGQSAMMIHVLQGERELISDCRSLARFELRGIPAMVAGAAKIRVTFQVDADGLLSVSARELGSGVEASIQVKPSYGLTDGEIARMLKDSFQYAGDDKVARQLREHQVDAERLIEAVQAAIEADGDRLLDAEERLVIELQVTELRELMSGTDGAAIEQQTKRLSQVTDAFAARRLDSTVKAALAGRNLNEIEE; encoded by the coding sequence ATGGCCCTACTGCAGATCGCCGAACCCGGCCAGAGTCCCCAGCCACACCAGCGTCGTCTGGCCGTGGGTATCGACCTTGGCACCACCAATTCGCTGGTCGCTGCCTTGCGCAGTGGTCTGTCCGAGCCACTGGCCGACGAACAGGGTCAGGTTATCCTGCCGTCCGCCGTTCGCTATCACGCCGACCGCGTCGAAGTGGGTGCCGCCGCCAAGGCTGCCGCCGCTACCGACCCGTTCAACACCATCGTTTCGGTCAAGCGCCTGATGGGGCGTGGCCTGGCCGACGTCAAACAGCTGGGCGAGCAGCTGCCTTACCGCTTCGTCGGCGGCGAGTCGCACATGCCGTTCATCGAGACCGTGCAGGGCGCCAAGAGCCCGGTGGAGGTGTCCGCCGACATCCTCAAGGTGCTGCGCGTGCGCGCCGAAGCGGCCCTGGGCGGCGAGCTGGTGGGCGCGGTGATCACCGTGCCGGCCTATTTCGACGACGCCCAGCGCCAGGCCACCAAAGACGCTGCCAAGCTGGCGGGTCTCAATGTGCTGCGCCTGCTCAACGAACCTACCGCAGCCGCTGTCGCCTACGGGCTGGACCAGCATGCCGAAGGCCTGGTGGCCATCTATGACCTGGGTGGCGGCACCTTCGACATTTCCATCCTGCGCCTGACTGGCGGCGTCTTCGAAGTACTGGCTACCGGTGGCGACAGCGCCCTGGGTGGCGACGACTTCGACCATGCCATTGCCAATTGGGTGGTGGAGCAGGCCGGTATTTCCTCCGACCTGGCGCCGGGGGCTCAGCGCCAACTGCTGCAAGTGGCCTGCGATGCCAAGGAAGCCCTGACCGATGCCGACACTGCCGAGCTGGTGTATGGCGACTGGAAAGGCAGCCTGAGCCGCGATGCCTTCAACGCGCTGATCGAGCCCATGGTGGCTCGCAGCCTGAAAGCCTGCCGCCGCGCCGTGCGTGATTCCGGCGTGGAGCTGGAAGAAGTGGGTGCCGTGGTCATGGTTGGCGGTTCTACTCGCGTGCCGCGCGTGCGCGAAGCGGTGGGCGAACTGTTCGGTCGCGAGCCGTTGACGTCCATCGACCCGGACCAGGTGGTGGCCATCGGCGCTGCCATCCAGGCCGATACGCTGGCGGGCAACAAGCGTGACGGCGGCGAGCTGTTGCTGCTGGACGTGATTCCGTTGTCCCTGGGCCTGGAAACCATGGGCGGGCTGATGGAAAAGGTGATCCCGCGCAACACCACCATCCCCGTCGCCCGTGCCCAGGATTTCACTACGTATAAAGACGGCCAGTCGGCCATGATGATTCATGTGCTGCAAGGCGAGCGTGAATTGATCAGTGACTGCCGCTCGCTGGCGCGCTTCGAATTGCGGGGCATTCCGGCCATGGTCGCCGGTGCGGCGAAAATTCGCGTCACCTTCCAGGTGGACGCCGACGGCCTGCTCAGCGTTTCGGCGCGCGAGCTGGGTTCGGGCGTGGAAGCCAGCATTCAGGTCAAGCCGTCCTACGGCCTGACCGACGGCGAAATCGCGCGCATGCTCAAGGACTCGTTCCAGTACGCCGGCGACGACAAGGTGGCGCGCCAGTTGCGCGAGCACCAGGTCGACGCCGAGCGCCTGATCGAAGCCGTGCAGGCCGCCATCGAGGCTGATGGCGACCGTCTGCTGGATGCCGAAGAGCGCCTGGTGATCGAGCTGCAAGTGACCGAACTGCGTGAACTGATGAGCGGTACCGACGGCGCGGCCATCGAGCAGCAGACCAAGCGTCTGTCGCAGGTCACCGACGCCTTCGCGGCCCGCCGCCTCGACTCGACGGTGAAAGCCGCGTTGGCCGGGCGCAACCTGAACGAGATTGAGGAATAA
- the fdx gene encoding ISC system 2Fe-2S type ferredoxin encodes MPQIIFLPHAEHCPDGMVVEAEPGKTLLEVAHDNHIEIESACGGVCACTTCHCIIREGFDSLEEADELEEDYLDKAWGLERQSRLSCQTIIGEDDLTVEIPKYSLNHAAEAPH; translated from the coding sequence ATGCCGCAGATCATCTTTCTGCCCCACGCAGAACACTGCCCGGACGGCATGGTCGTCGAGGCTGAGCCCGGCAAGACCTTGCTGGAAGTCGCCCACGACAACCACATCGAGATCGAAAGCGCCTGTGGCGGCGTGTGTGCCTGCACCACTTGTCACTGCATCATTCGCGAAGGCTTCGATTCGCTGGAAGAAGCTGACGAGCTGGAAGAAGATTACCTGGACAAGGCCTGGGGGCTGGAGCGCCAGTCGCGCCTGTCGTGCCAGACCATCATCGGTGAGGATGACCTGACGGTCGAGATCCCGAAATATTCGCTCAACCATGCTGCCGAAGCGCCGCACTGA